The Archocentrus centrarchus isolate MPI-CPG fArcCen1 chromosome 12, fArcCen1, whole genome shotgun sequence nucleotide sequence GCCTTCGGCATGCGTGTCACCTGCTCAACCAGGCATGCTAAAAGCTGCACCCATGTTTCTAAATCCTGACCTATGAAGAGCTATAAGAGCTGCACTCTCTACTGTCCACAAGGTGGACCCGATGAAGCGTTGTTAAAGagtaaatgtaatatttttctctttacttTATTGAGTCAAagctgtaattttttaaaatctgatatGTATACCTGCATTTAGCTACCTATTTCTATTTCACATGCCTCTTAAGTCTTAAGCCTACTGGTTTCATGCTTCTAAGGTTCCAGCAAAACCTGAACAAAATACATGTAGAGCTGCTGTTGCAGTTCTGAGTATGGCCAACAGATGGAGCCCGAGTATCACTAAAACTACTTTGGCTGCTACAAAGCAGTTCTTTGATTGTGAACAAAAtggtacaaaaataacaaaacaaacaacaaaaaaaagcaccagtTCAACATGTGTAACTCTTGCCTCAGTTATTATACAATGCAGATTAACTGCCCAGCATACTGTAGGATTACTGAGTAAATACAGACTATGTAGATTAATAAATACCTTCAGCTGTTTGTCATTGCAGTAATAATAGTCTACAATCATTCTTCATTACATTGTTTTTGAAGTGATGTAACTGCACTTATGTGGTAATTGCAGGCAAACGTTCACTTCTTATTTATCATAGGCGGTCACAGCCGTAACCACGGAGGTAAATGTCTTTTCTGTTCAGGGTAAGAGCACCAGTAATCTGTGGCAATGACTGTTAtccagcaaagaaaacaaaacataaaaaaacactaTGTAACTCCAAAATTGAAAGTTTTTAGCACTGGAGACTGGCAAAGAGGCAAACATTAAAGATGATGAAGATTTAGCAAAGAGAACCCACTGCCCTGCAGCAAACGTCAGAAATCGGCCCTTCATTTAAAGAATCCTtcattttaaatcaattttttcATTGTGATTACTGCACAAGCCCGTAAGCTCAGGATTTTACTGTAAATTACAAGCTCTCtccttttaatattttctgtcaCTCGTAGCCTCAGCGGTACCCCTGCTCGCTCCAGCCACCACTGAAACCTCTCCGTGGCCCCTGTCTGGCTCCCGCCCCGTCTCCAGCTCTGTCTGCCTGGGGCTCTGCTGGTTCTGGTTTGGGTTGTTCTGGCTACTCCACGACTTGCTCCTGCTGCGGCTGGGCTCCAGAGACTGCCTGTTCCCGCTTCCATTTACAGATACTTTCGCCCTGTAGCAACTGCCACAAATCAGACCCAGGAAAGCTCGTCTCATCTCGCGGCTGGCCAGAGTGTAGATGACTGGGTTCATCGCAGAGTTGAGCACCGCCAGAGCGATGAACCAGTCAGCTTCATAAAGGATAGGGGACCTCTGCTTGGATGCCACATCCATCAGGAGCAGGACAAAGAGGGGTGTCCAGCAGGCAATGAAAACCCCAACTACAATGATGACAGTGCGCAGAAGGGACATGGCATGCTCTGAACTGCTGTGCTTGCTCACCTTTTGGCTGCTGGACTTAACCAAGATGTAGATGCGGGCATACAGGACGGCTATGGCTGAGAGCAAAACCATGAACACTGTGATACAGAAAGCAACATATTTCTTGGTGTAAAGGGGGAGGATTGTGGAGCAGTCAGGGAGGTTATCCAGGCAGTTCCAGCCTAGAATAGGCAAAGCTCCAAGACATATGGCAATCAGCCAGCAGGTCCCTATGAGCAGAAATACCCGGTAGTTCTTGTTCGCATCATAAGGCCTCATTTTGATCATAGTTAGGTGTCTCTCTATAGCAATAGCCAGGAGACTGAAAATGGAGGCTCCAAGTGCTACAAACATGCTTCCTTCTCTGACAAACCAGAGAGCAGGTGAGAGCTTCAGGGTCTTCTCTCCTGATAGGAGCAGGTTGACCAGGTAAGCGACTCCAGCCAGCAGGTCGCACATCGCCAGGTTACCGATGAAGAAATACATGCGGTTGTGGAACCTGTGGTTCCTCCATATGGCCACAAGCACAGTGAGGTTCTCCAAGACGATGAAGCTGCAAATAATGAGGAAAACTATGGTTTTGGTGTCCACAGTGCCAGGGCTCGTGCCAACGCTGGGCCGGTGGGCCAGCTTTCCTGTGTAGTTGTAGTGGAGCTCTATCTGAGGGTTGATCATTGTCAAAATACCAGCTGCCGACACTGGAGGTCAGACTTGAGCAGGGAGTGCGGTGTCCACTGTGTTCAACTGCGGAGGGAGATTGAGTGTTATCACAGAGTGCAGCCAATTTACAGATCATCACGTTGCCATTATTGTACTTTAAGATTATTGTTTTGAATGATTAAGTTCCACTGGTTATGGAAACAAGAGGTTATTCACGaggaaaaaagcttttaaaaacaaaggctacttttaaaagaaaatccacTCATCACTTTCAAATAAACTCTGATTGtgctttgccccccccccctttttttttttatagaacagGAATCTTAAAAAATTGAAGCTGCAAAGAAGCTCATTTGAAAACACAAATTATGCATGACATGACTACAGTCGTGATCTGTGAGTTTTCGCCTCATCTCATCGACAGCTCAGGTTTAAGTGGTCAGTATTTCTGCAGCTTCAAGCTGTCTAGCGCTCCAAAATATCAGCTTTAACGTAACTTACCGCTGGATGCTCGCAGGTCGCTTTCTGTTTAAAGTCGATCGCGCACTGGTGGCCACACATTTCCTTGCCGAGTTTCTTAGCTGCTATATTTTCTGTTGAACTTTAAGTCCATCTTTATTGTTCAGTAGAAGAGAGCAGctcctcatctttttctttctttttttttttcttttttttttttttttttaaaccgagCTCTGGAAACTCCGGAGCTGTCGACGCTCTGCTGGTAGTCacacccctccctccctccttcagtCCGGACAGCGAGCGCAGGGGAGGCTGCTCAGGGGTCAGAAGCATCACAGCCAGGaggtatgtactgtatgtggaAACGAGCTGCAAAgatttattttcacagtttaCCCTCAGCTATGCTCATTATAATACTAACAACAAAACAGTTATATAAAGGGTTTAATTAACTGTAACTATAGGTGCAAAGTATTTATCTGCACATCGAAGTGGTTTGGGTTATTTTGCTTAATTAGCTTTTAACTAAGCCAACTTTAATGATTTAAAACAGCTTTGGTAGCATTTTTCTACAGTTAATTTTTAATTATAACAATAAATTAATcaggaaaagtaaaaaaatccatccatttttgtcCACATATCCAATTAAgcaattgggggggggggggggggggggtgtctattCCAGCTATCACAGGATAAGATGCATGGTACACCCTAGAGAGGTCAGTGGTTTGTcagaaaaattaagaaaaagataaataatcAAAGGCCAAGCCAAAAACAATAAGGCTTGAACCACTAATAAAAACTGTGAACAGAATGTAAATTAAATTAGGAGAATAAAAACTACACAAAAGAatatacacaaaattaaagatttacCTGAACACCATACATATATCAGACTTAAACAAAAGCCTGCAGTGGTCTACAGTagctatttttacattttcacagatgcatttttttctatGTGACGTGGACTAAAAAGGAGAAAGCTGTGCTGTTAGAGCTTATGACTGCAGCCCATCCTTTGTTCTGGTCCTTTTCTTGTGACCTCATATCCAGGAAGGATGGGCAGGGCTGGCAGCAAAGAGTCTGAGAGGCAGTCTGACAGATGATGACTCTTTAAAACAGATGTGACAAAGAGCTTTGAGGTGATTTTAAGACTTCCCCGACTAGAGCAGAACACACAGTGAACCACGTAAGACTAAAACACAAAGCTCCATTTTCAAACAAAGTCTGCAGCTTGAGCCCAGAATAACTGAGTCACTACTTCCAGTGCAAAGAACATTATTGCTTTACTTGATATGGTGCCACACATTTAGCTGCTTGcaattttttcccccaaaccAAGCACATACTGTACTGTGTCACAGACCAAAATCATTAAATAGTCAATATCCTTGAGTGTCTGTGGCTATTAACCCAGTGGAATGTTTTGTGTGGTTAAATAAACAGCTGTGGTCTGGCATCGGTCCATTAGCATTGTTACAGTCACAATTCGCAGTCATTTCCTGCAGGTCACACTGTGCCAGCAGCAATGGGAAAAATTCAGGGAAAAAGCCAAATAGTTACTCCGGACCCGCAGCAAATCTGGGACCAATCACAGAGTGGGTGTACGAAAAGGCAGCTGGATTAACAGACGGGGAACATGGTTGGAAAAACCTTGGGTTTTTCAGCAAACTGCAGTGATGTGGGGCTCACATCTGCATTTACATAAACGTAGTTCCAAATATGAAACCATCAGCAAGTACTAACCCATAATATGTGGTTAGAGTGAGTCTATGTTTATGTATATTCATAGCCTGCAGAAGAGGAGCATGGGTGGAGGGCTTTTCACTTTTTCAAGACCACCCTCACTAAAATGTTCCTTTGTAGGCAGCCGCTTCTTTTATTCAAACCAGGGTGAATCGTCTTGTCATCTTTTTGTGTGCAGAACACTAATTAAATAAGTCGTCTGTGCATCTTCCACTGTTCAGCATCTGATGTTTTGAGACTC carries:
- the s1pr3b gene encoding sphingosine 1-phosphate receptor 3 gives rise to the protein MINPQIELHYNYTGKLAHRPSVGTSPGTVDTKTIVFLIICSFIVLENLTVLVAIWRNHRFHNRMYFFIGNLAMCDLLAGVAYLVNLLLSGEKTLKLSPALWFVREGSMFVALGASIFSLLAIAIERHLTMIKMRPYDANKNYRVFLLIGTCWLIAICLGALPILGWNCLDNLPDCSTILPLYTKKYVAFCITVFMVLLSAIAVLYARIYILVKSSSQKVSKHSSSEHAMSLLRTVIIVVGVFIACWTPLFVLLLMDVASKQRSPILYEADWFIALAVLNSAMNPVIYTLASREMRRAFLGLICGSCYRAKVSVNGSGNRQSLEPSRSRSKSWSSQNNPNQNQQSPRQTELETGREPDRGHGEVSVVAGASRGTAEATSDRKY